A section of the Phaseolus vulgaris cultivar G19833 chromosome 8, P. vulgaris v2.0, whole genome shotgun sequence genome encodes:
- the LOC137826004 gene encoding uncharacterized protein, with translation MDRYQKVEKPKPESPINENEIRITTQGAIRNYITYASSLLQEKHAKEIVLKAMGQAISKTVAIAEILKKRIPRLHQDTGISSVSITDVWEPIEEGLVPVEMTRHVSMISITLSARELNKNSPGYQSPSNVEQPKPHSNYQQQPIKPARVPYNAGNEDSYGRGRGRGRGRGRGRNWGRGGYGYQGGYGNYQGGYGYYQGGYANYQDNGGYSNRGRGGGRGRGWGYRGTGYDGGRGGGAGYEGGRGGGGYEGGRGGSGYEGGRGGGGGYEGGRGGGGGYEGGRGGGGYEGGRGSGGYEGGRGGGGYEGGRGGGYEGGRGGGYEGGRGGGYEGGRGGGYEGGRGGGYEGGRGGGYERGRGGGRGYGRGRGRMGGRTRGGANQA, from the exons ATGGATAGGTATCAGAAGGTGGAGAAGCCGAAGCCAGAGTCTCCTATCAACGAGAATGAGATCCGAATCACGACTCAGGGTGCTATTCGCAACTACATCACCTATGCCTCTTCGCTTCTTCAG GAAAAGCATGCAAAAGAGATTGTATTAAAGGCAATGGGACAAGCAATCAGCAAGACAGTTGCCATTGCCGAGATTTTAAAG AAGAGAATTCCCAGGCTGCACCAAGATACTGGCATCAGCTCAGTTAGTATAACCGATGTGTGGGAACCCATTGAAGAGGGTCTTGTACC TGTGGAAATGACTCGACATGTATCTATGATCTCAATCACCTTATCAGCTAGAGAATTAAACAAAAATTCTCCTGG TTATCAATCTCCAAGTAACGTGGAACAACCAAAGCCACACTCCAATTATCAGCAGCAACCTATAAAACCAGCACGTGTTCCATATAATGCTGGAAATGAAG ACTCATATGGAAGAGGACGAGGTCGGGGTCGGGGTAGAGGAAGAGGAAGGAATTGGGGAAGGGGTGGTTATGGCTATCAAGGTGGTTATGGAAATTATCAAGGTGGATATGGATACTACCAGGGGGGTTATGCAAATTATCAAG ATAATGGGGGGTATTCAAATAGGGGACGAGGTGGTGGGCGAGGTAGAGGTTGGGGTTATCGTG GTACGGGTTATGATGGTGGCAGGGGTGGAGGTGCTGGGTATGAAGGTGGGAGGGGTGGTGGTGGTTATGAAGGTGGGAGGGGTGGCAGTGGTTATGAAGGTGGGaggggtggtggtggtggttatGAAGGTGGGaggggtggtggtggtggttatGAAGGTGGGAGGGGTGGTGGTGGTTATGAAGGTGGTAGGGGTAGTGGTGGTTATGAAGGTGGTAGGGGTGGTGGTGGTTATGAGGGTGGGAGGGGTGGTGGTTATGAGGGTGGCAGGGGTGGTGGGTATGAGGGTGGCAGGGGTGGTGGTTATGAGGGTGGCAGGGGTGGTGGGTATGAAGGTGGCAGGGGTGGTGGGTATGAAGGTGGCAGAGGTGGTGGGTATGAAAGAGGCAGAGGTGGAGGAAGGGGTTATGGACGTGGCAGGGGCCGAATGGGTGGACGTACAAGGGGTGGTGCAAACCAGGCATGA